A portion of the Cyanobacteriota bacterium genome contains these proteins:
- the folP gene encoding dihydropteroate synthase produces MQFAILNITPDSFSDGNETNLDASCSLAKAKELRQTGADFIDIGAESTRPGANTINHEIELARLIPFLDLLEAQGSELSGRLSLDSRNPHVIQKVFQDYSKHFAFVNDVTGLQNRELLKVVAQQVDPKVKLISMHSKGGVPPSIKAAEIRDDFYEMGLLEDLKRFWDQTIMTCQEFGIDSDRLILDPGLGFGKNLNHSLEILELIPKLKQEFALPILIGASRKSFLALWHASSLPSSLRYDATQPGKEQDQLTQEYNELAVKQGVNYLRNHVIATALPVADVECYN; encoded by the coding sequence ATGCAATTCGCTATCTTGAATATCACACCAGACTCATTCTCGGATGGTAATGAGACCAATCTTGATGCGTCTTGCTCGCTTGCTAAGGCAAAAGAGCTTAGGCAGACAGGGGCTGATTTTATAGATATTGGAGCGGAGTCGACACGTCCAGGAGCAAACACAATAAACCATGAAATAGAATTAGCAAGACTAATACCTTTTCTTGATCTACTCGAGGCTCAGGGCTCGGAACTGAGCGGGCGATTGTCATTGGACTCACGTAATCCACACGTAATCCAGAAGGTCTTTCAAGACTACAGCAAGCATTTTGCTTTTGTCAATGACGTAACTGGTTTGCAAAATCGAGAGCTACTTAAAGTAGTTGCCCAGCAAGTTGATCCCAAGGTGAAGCTCATTAGCATGCACTCCAAAGGCGGTGTGCCACCTAGTATTAAAGCTGCAGAGATTAGGGATGATTTTTATGAAATGGGCTTACTGGAAGATCTCAAAAGGTTTTGGGATCAAACAATCATGACTTGCCAAGAGTTTGGTATTGATTCAGATCGTTTGATTTTGGATCCGGGTTTGGGTTTTGGTAAAAATTTAAATCATTCCTTAGAGATTCTTGAATTGATACCCAAGCTTAAGCAAGAGTTTGCTTTGCCTATATTGATTGGAGCTAGTCGTAAGAGTTTTTTGGCTTTGTGGCATGCGTCTTCTCTCCCGTCTTCGCTTCGCTACGACGCGACTCAACCAGGTAAGGAGCAGGATCAATTGACACAAGAATATAATGAACTTGCCGTTAAACAAGGAGTAAATTATTTGAGAAACCATGTCATTGCTACGGCTCTGCCAGTCGCTGACGTAGAGTGTTATAATTGA
- the pheS gene encoding phenylalanine--tRNA ligase subunit alpha, with product MELTLKDTREELSKLEAEAASEFPRANDSKTLNDIRVKYLGDKSTIVNLRRNMKHVSNEEKPEFGKLINQTLNVIQTSFETAKTRIETAELNAKLEKERIDPSLPGLGTKLGNLHPLTMVTNDIVKIFETMGFSLVDGPEIENTYYNFTALNTPEDHPARDEQDTFYTSLGDDVLLRSHTSSIQIRAMERLKPPFRIIGHGRVYRNEEVNARKMPFFHQLEVMMIEENVNFGNMKWVLNEFLKQFFGEELPTRFRPDFFPFTEPSAELDAQCVFCKGNGCTTCGNRGWLELMGCGMVDPKVLEMAGIDPEKYSGFAAGLGIDRFAMLKYKINDIRFMFNGDQRFLNQF from the coding sequence ATGGAACTGACCCTCAAAGATACACGTGAAGAATTAAGCAAGCTTGAAGCAGAGGCAGCAAGTGAGTTTCCTCGTGCAAATGATTCTAAAACACTCAATGATATTAGAGTGAAATACCTTGGTGACAAAAGCACTATTGTTAATTTGCGCCGTAATATGAAGCATGTATCCAATGAAGAGAAACCAGAGTTTGGTAAGTTAATTAACCAAACTCTTAATGTAATTCAAACAAGTTTTGAGACTGCTAAAACTAGAATCGAAACTGCTGAACTTAATGCCAAACTTGAGAAAGAAAGAATAGATCCGAGTCTACCTGGCTTGGGTACAAAGCTCGGTAATTTACATCCATTGACGATGGTAACGAATGACATCGTCAAGATTTTTGAAACTATGGGTTTTTCTTTGGTAGATGGTCCTGAGATTGAGAATACTTATTACAACTTCACGGCACTCAACACGCCTGAAGATCATCCGGCAAGAGATGAGCAAGATACTTTTTATACTAGCCTTGGAGACGATGTTTTACTTAGATCACATACCTCGTCTATTCAAATTCGTGCCATGGAGAGACTCAAGCCACCATTTAGAATTATTGGGCATGGCAGAGTCTATCGTAATGAAGAAGTCAACGCGCGCAAGATGCCCTTCTTTCATCAACTTGAAGTAATGATGATTGAAGAGAATGTCAATTTTGGTAATATGAAATGGGTGCTTAATGAATTTCTCAAGCAGTTTTTTGGAGAGGAGCTGCCGACAAGATTCCGTCCGGATTTTTTCCCGTTTACTGAGCCGTCTGCTGAGCTTGATGCCCAGTGTGTTTTTTGTAAGGGCAATGGCTGCACTACTTGCGGTAACCGCGGTTGGCTAGAGCTAATGGGTTGCGGTATGGTTGATCCTAAGGTTCTTGAGATGGCAGGAATAGATCCAGAGAAGTATTCTGGTTTTGCAGCTGGTCTTGGAATAGATAGATTTGCGATGCTTAAATACAAGATTAATGATATTAGATTTATGTTTAATGGGGATCAAAGATTTTTGAATCAGTTTTAG